A region from the Rhinoderma darwinii isolate aRhiDar2 chromosome 2, aRhiDar2.hap1, whole genome shotgun sequence genome encodes:
- the EPCIP gene encoding exosomal polycystin-1-interacting protein isoform X2 codes for MELFHLKPDAYDIRISMSFYKYQLFLLGLLNLCVVKHLVHSQNHTLIFSKDNNIRNCSCSFDIQSCDYSLANLMCNCKTIILPKNKTGFRLSYNGDLTIWFSDTTTLGRLVNFTFVHNLKLSLCGATTLPTEYLAILGLRNLRVQAETIQEQSLKITHCNVKDRQCQVPTTPPLHISYLDTSLFNGLPLLKSYSVENVSSIKEQFPNLPFSTWITATNNSYIVTLIY; via the coding sequence ATGGAGTTGTTCCATTTGAAGCCAGATGCCTATGATATTAGGATATCAATGTCCTTCTATAAATACCAGTTATTTTTACTTGGCTTGCTGAACCTCTGCGTAGTTAAACACCTTGTACACAGCCAGAACCATACACTGATATTTTCCAAGGACAACAACATCCGGAACTGCAGTTGCTCCTTTGACATCCAAAGCTGTGACTATAGTTTGGCCAACCTGATGTGTAACTGTAAAACCATCATCCTTCCAAAAAACAAGACAGGGTTCAGGCTGAGCTACAATGGTGACCTGACCATCTGGTTCTCCGACACAACTACTCTGGGACGCTTGGTTAACTTTACCTTTGTACATAACCTAAAACTATCATTATGTGGAGCAACTACTCTCCCAACAGAGTATCTGGCCATCCTGGGACTTAGGAACCTTCGGGTTCAAGCTGAGACCATCCAAGAACAAAGTCTGAAAATAACCCATTGCAATGTCAAGGATAGACAGTGCCAAGTGCCTACAACTCCACCGTTGCACATCTCCTACCTGGATACTTCATTGTTTAATGGACTTCCCTTATTAAAATCGTACAGTGTGGAGAACGTGTCAAGCATAAAGGAACAGTTTCCGAACCTCCCATTTTCCACCTGGATAACGGCAACAAATAACAGCTACATTGTCACGTTAATATACTGA